Proteins co-encoded in one Candidatus Eisenbacteria bacterium genomic window:
- a CDS encoding deoxynucleoside kinase: MPGRYIAVEGVIGVGKTSLAKLLSERLHAKLILEEPEGNPFLEDFYKDPRRYAFQTQMFFLVNRYQELKQRTQPDLFHEGIVSDYMFQKDRIFANINLSDRELHIYNQIAPLLERDLAPPDLVVYLQAGSDVLLERIHQRGRGYERLMEPKYIGTLVEAYNYFFFHFREAPLLVVNTNEMNFVHRRQDLEDLIARIETHRDGIAYVSPSSSAEERS, encoded by the coding sequence GTGCCGGGACGGTACATTGCGGTCGAGGGCGTCATCGGAGTCGGAAAAACAAGCCTGGCGAAACTTCTGTCCGAGCGTCTCCACGCCAAGTTGATCCTCGAGGAGCCGGAGGGAAACCCGTTCCTCGAGGATTTCTACAAAGATCCCCGGCGGTACGCCTTCCAGACCCAGATGTTCTTTCTCGTGAATCGGTACCAGGAGTTGAAGCAGAGAACGCAGCCCGATCTCTTTCACGAAGGAATCGTGAGCGACTATATGTTTCAGAAGGACCGGATTTTCGCGAATATCAACCTGAGCGATCGGGAGCTTCATATCTACAACCAGATCGCGCCGCTTTTGGAGCGGGATCTCGCGCCGCCGGACCTCGTCGTCTACCTGCAGGCGGGTTCCGATGTCCTCCTGGAGCGCATCCACCAGCGGGGTCGCGGGTATGAGCGGCTGATGGAACCCAAGTACATCGGGACCCTCGTCGAGGCGTACAATTACTTCTTCTTCCATTTTCGCGAGGCGCCGCTCCTCGTCGTGAACACGAATGAGATGAATTTCGTGCATCGGAGGCAGGATTTGGAGGACCTGATCGCCCGCATCGAGACCCACCGGGACGGGATTGCTTACGTGAGCCCAAGCTCGAGCGCGGAGGAGAGATCGTGA
- a CDS encoding twin-arginine translocase TatA/TatE family subunit: MFNIGPQEMFILFLIIILLFGAKRIPEIGRSIGRGIQEFKKGMRDVESEINQPDKPEPPKPHALEEPKKPS; encoded by the coding sequence ATGTTCAATATCGGGCCGCAGGAAATGTTCATCCTCTTCCTGATCATCATCCTGCTCTTCGGAGCGAAGCGCATCCCGGAGATTGGCAGGTCGATTGGAAGGGGGATTCAGGAGTTCAAGAAGGGCATGCGTGACGTCGAGTCGGAGATCAATCAGCCCGACAAGCCGGAGCCGCCCAAGCCGCACGCGCTCGAGGAACCGAAGAAGCCGTCGTAG
- the panB gene encoding 3-methyl-2-oxobutanoate hydroxymethyltransferase — translation MKTQRVRIVSVTAYDYPSARLADEAGVDLILVGDSVGMVVLGYESTIPVTLSEMAHHLKAVLRAQPRALVVADLPFLSFQTGPEDAVRNSGRLMKRGAEAVKLEGGRRMLPQIQAILAADIPVMGHLGLTPQSVHQFGGYRVQGRDPAAADTLRNDAIALERAGCFAVVLEGVPLELGREITGSLQIPTIGIGAGVHCDGQVLVLHDLVGLSFGKPARFVRRYAEAGETIRNAISAFREDVRAGRYPSDEESYAAAPERPETKPCGS, via the coding sequence ATGAAGACGCAGCGTGTGCGGATCGTTTCCGTGACGGCGTACGATTACCCCAGCGCGCGGCTCGCCGACGAGGCGGGCGTCGACCTGATCCTGGTCGGCGACTCGGTCGGGATGGTCGTCCTGGGATACGAATCGACGATCCCGGTGACCTTGAGCGAGATGGCACATCACCTGAAGGCGGTCCTGCGCGCCCAGCCGCGGGCCCTCGTGGTGGCGGATCTGCCGTTTCTCAGCTTCCAGACGGGCCCCGAGGACGCCGTGCGGAACAGTGGACGCTTGATGAAACGGGGCGCCGAAGCCGTAAAGCTCGAGGGAGGGAGGCGGATGTTGCCGCAGATCCAGGCGATCCTTGCCGCCGACATCCCGGTGATGGGGCATCTCGGCCTCACCCCCCAGTCGGTGCATCAGTTCGGCGGGTACCGGGTGCAAGGACGGGACCCCGCCGCGGCTGACACCCTCCGGAACGATGCGATCGCGCTCGAGCGCGCCGGGTGTTTCGCCGTCGTCCTGGAGGGCGTGCCCCTCGAGCTCGGCAGGGAGATCACCGGGAGCCTGCAGATCCCCACGATCGGCATCGGCGCCGGCGTCCACTGCGACGGTCAGGTGCTCGTGCTCCATGACCTGGTTGGGTTGAGCTTTGGGAAGCCCGCCCGATTCGTGCGGCGCTACGCCGAAGCGGGGGAAACGATCCGGAACGCGATCTCGGCCTTTCGCGAGGACGTGCGGGCAGGTCGGTATCCCTCGGACGAGGAGAGCTACGCCGCGGCGCCGGAGAGACCCGAAACGAAGCCGTGCGGATCGTAA
- a CDS encoding LytR family transcriptional regulator translates to MSKKSRNESPVLDWVLGLLFLLIAALAMSAAVRVGPQAVVKPKQPIRIQLWNGSGRAGLAAELASYLRDGGFDVLEVANADRSDYRATLVVNRGDNPDPARVVAEYLGTSHVIQQVGSQEMIDVTVIVGRDARRWTQPH, encoded by the coding sequence GTGTCCAAGAAGTCGCGCAACGAGTCGCCGGTTCTCGATTGGGTGCTGGGGCTCTTGTTCCTCCTGATCGCGGCGCTCGCGATGTCGGCGGCGGTTCGGGTCGGACCCCAGGCCGTCGTGAAGCCGAAGCAGCCGATCCGGATCCAGCTCTGGAACGGGAGCGGCCGGGCAGGCCTCGCCGCCGAGCTGGCGTCCTATCTGAGAGACGGCGGGTTCGATGTCTTGGAGGTGGCAAACGCGGATCGCTCGGACTATCGGGCGACGCTGGTGGTCAACCGGGGCGATAACCCCGACCCGGCGAGAGTCGTGGCCGAGTACCTGGGCACGAGCCACGTGATCCAACAGGTAGGGTCCCAGGAAATGATCGACGTCACGGTCATCGTTGGCCGCGACGCGCGGCGGTGGACCCAGCCGCACTAA
- a CDS encoding pantoate--beta-alanine ligase yields the protein MRIVTRGADLRALSRRARQSGMSVGFVPTMGYLHEGHLALIRRARSEHHRIAVSVFVNPLQFGPKEDFGRYPRDEVRDVRLCRDAGCDWFFLPRVRALYPPGFSTTVAPGPLAALWEGVERPGHFRGVATIVLKLLNLVEPDMLYLGQKDIQQARIVQSMVRDLDLSTRVTICPTVRERDGLALSSRNVYLGPAERLRATGMIRAMREGRALARSGTHDARPILTRVRRTLRREARPDSVDYLALVDPVTLEPIPKLERGGGFLIGAIRIGKTRLIDNLFVRPPLRRAGGA from the coding sequence GTGCGGATCGTAACCCGCGGGGCCGACCTGCGCGCGCTCTCCCGTCGCGCGCGCCAGAGCGGTATGAGCGTGGGTTTCGTCCCGACCATGGGCTATCTTCATGAAGGTCATCTCGCCCTGATCCGGCGGGCCCGAAGCGAGCATCACCGAATCGCGGTCTCCGTATTCGTGAACCCGCTCCAGTTCGGGCCGAAGGAGGACTTCGGCCGATATCCCCGAGACGAGGTCCGCGACGTTCGCCTGTGTCGCGACGCGGGCTGCGACTGGTTCTTTCTGCCTCGCGTTCGCGCGCTCTATCCCCCCGGCTTCTCGACCACCGTCGCCCCCGGGCCGCTCGCGGCGCTTTGGGAAGGGGTGGAACGGCCCGGGCACTTCCGCGGCGTCGCGACGATCGTGCTGAAGCTGCTGAATCTGGTGGAACCGGACATGCTCTATCTCGGGCAGAAGGACATCCAGCAGGCGCGCATCGTCCAGAGCATGGTGCGCGATCTCGACCTCTCGACCCGCGTCACCATTTGTCCCACCGTGCGCGAACGGGACGGGCTCGCGCTCTCCTCACGGAACGTCTATTTGGGCCCCGCGGAGCGCCTACGCGCGACGGGGATGATCCGGGCGATGCGTGAGGGTCGCGCCCTGGCGCGCTCCGGGACCCACGACGCGCGTCCGATTCTCACGCGCGTCCGTCGGACGCTGCGCCGCGAGGCGCGTCCCGACTCGGTCGATTACCTCGCTTTGGTGGATCCCGTGACGCTGGAACCCATTCCCAAGCTCGAGCGGGGCGGGGGATTCCTCATCGGGGCCATCCGGATCGGCAAGACCCGGCTCATCGACAACCTCTTCGTGAGGCCGCCCCTCCGTCGCGCGGGGGGCGCGTGA
- a CDS encoding HIT domain-containing protein, with translation MDVLWAGWRMAYIKKSGAEGASKRPCLFCAMARLRPGKRNLILARTPRVLAMLNRYPYNVGHIMVATRRHAASFSDVTDEEALELTEWLGRVEVALTREYKPHGFNVGLNLGRVAGAGVLGHLHWHVVPRWNGDTNFMPMTARTKVLPEALDRTYERVSKALAAMDRRPGKRSRR, from the coding sequence GTGGACGTGCTCTGGGCTGGGTGGCGAATGGCCTATATCAAGAAGTCGGGCGCGGAAGGCGCCTCCAAGCGGCCCTGCCTTTTTTGTGCGATGGCACGGCTCAGGCCCGGGAAGCGAAATCTGATCCTAGCGAGGACGCCCCGGGTGCTCGCGATGCTGAATCGGTATCCCTATAACGTGGGGCACATCATGGTCGCGACGCGACGGCACGCGGCCTCTTTCTCCGACGTGACGGACGAGGAGGCGCTCGAGCTGACGGAATGGCTGGGGCGGGTGGAGGTCGCCCTGACGCGCGAGTACAAGCCGCACGGCTTCAACGTCGGGCTCAACCTCGGCCGCGTTGCGGGAGCCGGGGTTCTGGGACACCTTCACTGGCACGTCGTGCCCCGGTGGAACGGCGACACGAACTTCATGCCGATGACGGCGCGCACCAAGGTGCTGCCCGAAGCGTTGGACCGGACGTACGAGCGCGTCTCGAAGGCGCTCGCCGCGATGGATCGGCGGCCTGGAAAGCGCTCGCGGCGCTGA
- a CDS encoding UDP-N-acetylglucosamine pyrophosphorylase, whose amino-acid sequence MNSDLPKVLHPALGRPLLLHVLEQLDPLGPQLTVVVVGHRAPLVREALAGRQVLFAEQVPQLGTGHAVQMAWPTLESGPDTLLVLAGDMPLIRTATLRRLLERHRREGNAVTFLSGVLQDASGYGRVIRDGRGDFVKIVEERDATPEERAVSEVNSGIYSFSREPLREALGFLRADNRQQEYYLTDTLSFIRDRGGRIGVERASDSRELLGVNDPGQLAVVEEALRAWSAS is encoded by the coding sequence ATGAATTCGGATCTTCCCAAGGTGTTGCATCCCGCCCTGGGGCGGCCGCTTCTCCTCCACGTGCTCGAGCAGCTCGATCCCCTGGGTCCCCAGCTCACGGTCGTGGTCGTCGGACATCGAGCCCCGCTCGTGCGCGAGGCCCTCGCAGGACGCCAGGTGCTCTTCGCGGAGCAGGTCCCGCAGCTTGGGACCGGCCACGCGGTCCAGATGGCGTGGCCCACTCTCGAATCGGGGCCGGACACGCTCCTCGTGCTTGCCGGCGATATGCCGCTGATCCGGACGGCGACGCTCCGGCGGCTCCTCGAGCGCCACCGGCGCGAGGGAAACGCGGTAACGTTTCTCTCGGGTGTGCTCCAGGATGCTTCCGGGTACGGGCGGGTCATTCGCGACGGCAGGGGAGACTTCGTGAAAATCGTCGAGGAGCGGGATGCCACGCCCGAGGAGCGCGCGGTCTCGGAAGTGAACTCGGGGATCTATTCCTTCTCCCGGGAGCCGCTCCGGGAAGCCCTCGGATTCCTCCGCGCCGACAACCGCCAACAGGAGTATTATCTGACCGACACGCTGTCCTTCATCAGGGACCGGGGGGGTAGGATCGGGGTGGAGCGGGCGTCCGATTCCCGAGAGCTCCTGGGGGTGAACGATCCCGGGCAGCTCGCGGTGGTCGAAGAGGCGTTGCGCGCGTGGAGCGCCTCCTAG